In Pyrus communis chromosome 8, drPyrComm1.1, whole genome shotgun sequence, one genomic interval encodes:
- the LOC137743475 gene encoding protein NETWORKED 3C-like: MTKQQTTHWWLYDSHSISKRSPWLQTTLSELEHKTDAMLKLIQEDADSFAQRAEMYYKKRPQLISMVEEFYRIHRSLAERYDQVKSDSGTRLLTTLGSPFSSTKCQSEKAMSVVDLSFDSHSETCCDEPEEEYSESEVDDPEPEDEPRVDEETKENALCRISEDEVGKLKKAIARLEEENRTQKDELKQKDEEKREAIRQLSSAVDSLKEYSESEVDEPEPEDEPRVDEETKENALSRVSEDEVSKLREAIARLEEENRTQKDELKQKDEEKREVIRQLSLAVDLLKEENVELRKKCFARESPNNSSPAGEAPNNSSPFEFNRFTGTFLRKLFNRSPRSHGTIVAL, from the exons ATGACGAAGCAGCAGACGACACACTGGTGGTTGTACGACAGTCACAGCATCTCCAAACGCTCCCCATGGCTTCAAACTACTCTCTCTG AGCTAGAGCACAAGACGGATGCCATGCTAAAGCTGATTCAGGAAGATGCAGATTCATTTGCTCAGCGTGCAGAGATGTATTACAAGAAGCGGCCGCAGCTGATCAGCATGGTGGAAGAATTTTACCGCATTCACCGTTCGTTGGCTGAGCGGTATGATCAAGTGAAGTCTGATTCGGGAACACGCCTGCTGACAACGTTAGGGTCTCCATTCTCTTCAACGAAATGCCAGTCTGAGAAGGCGATGAGTGTGGTGGATTTGAGCTTCGATAGCCACTCCGAAACCTGCTGCGATGAACCTGAGGAGGAGTATTCCGAGTCTGAAGTTGATGATCCTGAACCGGAGGATGAACCCCGAGTTGATGAAGAAACAAAAGAGAATGCACTGTGCAGGATTAGCGAAGACGAGGTGGGGAAATTGAAGAAAGCGATAGCGAGGCTCGAGGAAGAGAACAGAACTCAGAAAGATGAACTGAAGcagaaagatgaagaaaagagagaggccATAAGACAGTTGAGCTCAGCTGTGGATTCGCTCAAAGAGTATTCCGAGTCTGAGGTTGATGAACCCGAACCAGAGGATGAACCCCGAGTTGATGAAGAAACAAAAGAGAACGCATTGAGCAGGGTTAGCGAAGACGAGGTGAGCAAATTGAGGGAAGCAATAGCGAGGCTTGAGGAAGAGAACAGAACTCAGAAGGACGAACTGAAGCAGAAAGatgaagagaagagagaagtCATAAGACAGCTGAGTTTGGCTGTGGATTTGCTCAAAGAGGAGAATGTGGAGCTGAGAAAGAAGTGTTTCGCCAGAGAATCGCCAAATAATTCGAGTCCTGCCGGAGAAGCACCGAATAATTCGAGTCCCTTCGAGTTCAACAGGTTCACCGGGACATTTTTGAGGAAGCTGTTTAACAGGTCTCCAAGGTCTCATGGAACAATTGTTGCACTCTAG
- the LOC137741670 gene encoding tubby-like F-box protein 3: MSFKSMIQDMKGELGSISRKSFDVKFGMRSRSQRVVQDTSFRINALKQSCWANMPPELLRDVLMRIEASDDTWPPRKNVVCCAGVCRNWREIMKEIVKSPEVSGKLTFPISLKQPGPRNSLLQCYIKRCRSNQTYYLFLGLSQASTDDGKFLLAAKKCRRPTCTDYTISLKSEDVSKGNSAFVGKLRSNFLGTKFTIYDAQPTNSGAKVTKCRSTRLVNKVSPRVPAGNYPVAHIAYELNVLGSRGPRRMQCVMDSIPARAVEPGGVAPTQTEFLHGSPDSFPSIPFSRSTSTRTKNFSSLLESGENEGMLVLRNKAPRWHEQLQCWCLNFNGRVTVASVKNFQLVASPENGVAAGQEHENVILQFGKVGKDVFTMDYRYPISAFQAFAICLSSFDTKIACE, translated from the exons ATGTCTTTTAAGAGTATGATTCAAGATATGAAAGGTGAGTTGGGGAGCATTTCGAGGAAAAGCTTTGATGTTAAATTTGGAATGAGATCGAGGTCTCAGCGGGTGGTTCAGGATACCTCCTTCAGGATTAATGCTTTGAAGCAGAGTTGTTGGGCAAACATGCCGCCGGAGCTTTTGAGGGACGTGTTGATGAGAATAGAGGCTTCTGATGATACATGGCCTCCGAGGAAAAATGTGGTCTGCTGTGCTGGTGTTTGCAGGAATTGGAGAGAAATCATGAAAGAGATTGTGAAATCCCCAGAAGTTTCGGGCAAGCTGACATTCCCAATCTCTTTGAAGCAG CCTGGTCCAAGGAACTCCCTTCTGCAGTGTTATATAAAGCGATGTCGTAGCAACCAGACATATTATCTTTTTCTGGGTTTAAGTCAAG CCTCAACTGATGATGGGAAGTTTCTTCTTGCGGCAAAAAAATGTAGACGCCCAACCTGCACAGACTATACCATCTCTTTGAAGTCTGAAGATGTGTCAAAAGGGAACAGTGCCTTTGTTGGAAAGCTCAG ATCAAATTTTCTGGGCACTAAATTCACAATCTATGATGCGCAACCTACTAACAGTGGAGCCAAAGTCACCAAATGTCGTTCAACCAGGCTTGTGAATAAAGTCTCCCCCAGAGTTCCTGCTGGCAACTATCCTGTGGCCCATATTGCTTATGAGTTGAACGTCTTGGGTTCCAG AGGTCCGAGGAGAATGCAGTGTGTAATGGATTCCATCCCTGCCCGTGCTGTTGAGCCAGGAGGTGTGGCACCCACACAGACTGAATTTCTGCATGGCAGCCCGGATAGTTTTCCATCCATCCCATTTTCCAGATCAACATCAACCCGCACAAAGAATTTCTCATCTCTGCTAGAGTCTGGTGAGAATGAAGGCATGCTAGTATTGAGAAACAAGGCCCCTAGGTGGCACGAACAACTCCAGTGCTGGTGTCTCAACTTCAATGGACGAGTAACAGTTGCCTCAGTAAAAAATTTTCAGCTGGTTGCTTCTCCGGAAAATGGAGTTGCTGCGGGCCAGGAGCATGAAAATGTCATCCTTCAGTTTGGAAAAGTGGGTAAGGATGTATTCACCATGGATTATCGGTATCCAATCTCAGCCTTCCAGGCATTTGCCATTTGCCTTAGCAGCTTCGACACCAAGATTGCTTGCGAATGA
- the LOC137741799 gene encoding aspartic proteinase nepenthesin-1-like — MTALALVYKLSTSLFLLLSLLWGAAIAVSAKPNGFSVELMHIFSPASPLYPGNISFQEEMQRLLQRSDARMRHIDATIASALTLSNNMSQTAKNRPYDEFIRPQVEYYPIATYIVAVGLGTFPDAKFPERPFKSYYLYMDTGSALTWVLCADCEKQKPPRCFKTREPPFPNGESQSYKPLPCNKHRFCTPNLCIGDHCSEAAEETFTFLSNKGRPLPIEDIVFGCAHDVRNVDFGSQEDFKIAGFMGLGYSPYSFPLQISHRIQGKFSYCLSHNREIQTYLRFGGDIVEPFSGLRVTNLVLIPDIPYYYVNLKAISVNGQKLLIDPSVFALRSGGYQGGCLMDNGSSVTYLITPAFKALVKFLEMFYMRYPNYVRHLGPISPAFELCYRWAPPMVPLPAVTFHFEGADLELKDEAFVTLEDRDGSSILCLAMVENTVRTILGSLQQANYRFIYDLNNALLKFIPEDCAKWS; from the exons ATGACAGCACTGGCTTTAGTTTACAAACTATCAACTAGTTTGTTCTTGCTGCTGTCACTACTGTGGGGTGCTGCCATTGCTGTATCAGCCAAACCAAATGGCTTTAGCGTCGAACTCATGCACATCTTTTCACCAGCATCGCCTCTTTACCCCGGCAACATTTCCTTCCAAGAAGAAATGCAACGACTCTTACAGCGATCGGATGCGCGAATGCGGCACATCGATGCTACCATTGCATCAGCCCTAACCCTAAGCAATAACATGTCACAAACTGCAAAGAACCGTCCTTATGATGAGTTTATTCGTCCACAAGTCGAGTATTACCCTATCGCCACTTACATTGTAGCAGTAGGCCTTGGCACTTTCCCAGACGCGAAGTTCCCGGAGAGACCATTCAAATCATACTACTTGTACATGGACACTGGGAGCGCCCTCACCTGGGTACTCTGCGCGGATTGCGAAAAGCAGAAGCCTCCGAGATGCTTTAAAACCAGGGAGCCCCCTTTCCCTAACGGCGAATCTCAATCTTATAAGCCTCTCCCTTGCAACAAACACCGCTTTTGCACACCAAACCTGTGTATTGGCGATCACTGCTCTGAAGCCGCAG AAGAAACTTTCACGTTTTTGTCAAACAAAGGGCGGCCCCTGCCTATCGAAGACATAGTGTTTGGTTGTGCACATGACGTAAGGAACGTAGACTTCGGCAGCCAGGAAGACTTCAAGATAGCCGGATTTATGGGATTGGGATATTCTCCTTATTCCTTTCCATTGCAAATATCCCATCGTATTCAAGGAAAATTCTCCTACTGTCTATCACACAACCGAGAGATTCAAACATATCTCAGATTTGGCGGAGACATAGTCGAACCATTCAGCGGCCTACGCGTCACGAATTTAGTCCTCATTCCAGATATACCCTATTACTACGTGAACTTGAAAGCCATTAGTGTGAATGGACAGAAGCTCCTGATCGATCCATCGGTGTTTGCTCTACGATCCGGGGGTTATCAAGGAGGCTGCCTTATGGACAATGGCAGTTCAGTTACTTATCTCATCACCCCAGCTTTTAAGGCATTGGTTAAATTCCTGGAAATGTTTTATATGAGATATCCAAACTATGTTAGGCACCTTGGCCCCATTAGTCCCGCGTTCGAGCTTTGTTATAGATGGGCGCCGCCGATGGTTCCCCTCCCTGCTGTTACATTTCACTTTGAGGGTGCTGACCTTGAGTTGAAGGACGAGGCGTTCGTAACGCTGGAGGATCGAGATGGGAGCAGTATTTTGTGTTTGGCGATGGTGGAAAATACAGTTCGTACTATATTAGGATCATTGCAGCAAGCAAATTACAGATTTATATATGACCTTAACAATGCACTGCTCAAGTTTATTCCTGAGGATTGTGCCAAGTGGTCTTGA